One genomic segment of Anticarsia gemmatalis isolate Benzon Research Colony breed Stoneville strain chromosome Z, ilAntGemm2 primary, whole genome shotgun sequence includes these proteins:
- the LOC142986445 gene encoding uncharacterized protein LOC142986445 isoform X1, with protein MEAKHVWRLVAGLILLSFAVVSAEGEVWEESEHEVLIRSERGAKNRETCRYVRGAWSECDAKTNIRSRKLTLKKGDPASCESIKTIQKKCKKACRYEKSSWSECSPNGEMSRTDMLKANSDPSCDQSRRITKKCNKNKQIKTSKDKGKKGRRNRQ; from the exons ATGGAG GCTAAACACGTGTGGCGCCTGGTGGCAGGTCTGATCCTGCTTTCGTTCGCAGTGGTCTCGGCCGAAGGTGAAGTATGGGAGGAAAGCGAGCACGAGGTCCTCATCCGAAGCGAGAGGGGTGCTAAAAATAGAG AGACTTGTCGCTACGTGCGGGGTGCATGGAGCGAGTGCGACGCTAAGACCAACATACGCTCGCGAAAGCTGACATTGAAGAAAGGCGATCCCGCCAGCTGCGAGAGCATCAAGACCATTCAAAAGAAGTGTAAAAAAG CCTGCCGATATGAGAAGTCATCTTGGAGTGAGTGTAGCCCTAATGGCGAGATGTCCAGGACCGACATGCTGAAAGCGAATAGTGACCCGAGCTGCGATCAAAGTCGGCGTATCactaaaaaatgtaacaagaACAAGCAGATTAAGACCTCCAAAGACAAGGGTAAGAAAG GACGCAGGAATCGTCAGTAA
- the LOC142986445 gene encoding uncharacterized protein LOC142986445 isoform X2, whose product MEAKHVWRLVAGLILLSFAVVSAEGEVWEESEHEVLIRSERGAKNRETCRYVRGAWSECDAKTNIRSRKLTLKKGDPASCESIKTIQKKCKKACRYEKSSWSECSPNGEMSRTDMLKANSDPSCDQSRRITKKCNKNKQIKTSKDKGRRNRQ is encoded by the exons ATGGAG GCTAAACACGTGTGGCGCCTGGTGGCAGGTCTGATCCTGCTTTCGTTCGCAGTGGTCTCGGCCGAAGGTGAAGTATGGGAGGAAAGCGAGCACGAGGTCCTCATCCGAAGCGAGAGGGGTGCTAAAAATAGAG AGACTTGTCGCTACGTGCGGGGTGCATGGAGCGAGTGCGACGCTAAGACCAACATACGCTCGCGAAAGCTGACATTGAAGAAAGGCGATCCCGCCAGCTGCGAGAGCATCAAGACCATTCAAAAGAAGTGTAAAAAAG CCTGCCGATATGAGAAGTCATCTTGGAGTGAGTGTAGCCCTAATGGCGAGATGTCCAGGACCGACATGCTGAAAGCGAATAGTGACCCGAGCTGCGATCAAAGTCGGCGTATCactaaaaaatgtaacaagaACAAGCAGATTAAGACCTCCAAAGACAAGG GACGCAGGAATCGTCAGTAA